The following proteins are encoded in a genomic region of Devosia lucknowensis:
- a CDS encoding MurR/RpiR family transcriptional regulator, with product MVAEIDVAEGSAVSRLRSVLPTLSDSERRAALWILDNSKAAIRQSMSAIAQACEVSDTTVLRMCRAAGFEGFTDLKLALAREPRGIPVDSANPQPADELSAVRSVFAANRQALSDTLSVLDKTTFNRALDLMAGARHILVGGVGGSGIVAQAFYQRCFRLGLRCDAPIDSQLQIMHAGLTGPGDLVVAISYSGITSDPVLLMQEARARGASTICITGNSRSPLARLADVVLVTVSHEQGSEPMAAQIAQLTLVDALYVAAAARNVESAQRTEERMVNAILPKSI from the coding sequence ATGGTCGCAGAAATAGATGTTGCCGAGGGCTCGGCAGTCAGTCGGCTGCGGAGTGTGCTCCCCACCCTCTCCGATTCCGAACGGCGCGCAGCGCTGTGGATCCTCGACAATTCCAAGGCTGCCATTCGTCAATCCATGTCCGCCATCGCGCAGGCTTGCGAAGTCAGCGACACGACCGTGCTGCGCATGTGCCGCGCCGCCGGCTTCGAGGGCTTCACCGATCTCAAGCTGGCCCTCGCCCGCGAACCTCGTGGCATCCCGGTCGACAGCGCCAACCCGCAGCCGGCCGATGAGCTCAGCGCCGTCCGCAGCGTCTTTGCCGCCAACCGGCAGGCCCTCAGCGACACGTTGAGCGTTCTCGACAAGACCACCTTCAATCGCGCCCTCGATCTGATGGCCGGCGCGCGGCATATCCTGGTCGGCGGTGTCGGCGGCTCGGGGATAGTTGCGCAAGCCTTCTACCAGCGCTGTTTTCGGCTCGGCCTTCGCTGCGATGCCCCGATCGATTCCCAGCTCCAGATCATGCATGCCGGCCTGACCGGACCGGGCGACCTCGTCGTCGCCATTTCCTATTCCGGGATCACGAGCGACCCCGTGCTGCTGATGCAGGAAGCGCGGGCGCGCGGCGCCTCGACCATCTGCATTACCGGCAACAGCCGCTCGCCGCTGGCCAGGCTCGCCGATGTCGTCTTGGTCACGGTTTCCCACGAGCAGGGCAGCGAGCCGATGGCGGCACAAATCGCGCAACTGACGCTGGTCGATGCCCTCTATGTGGCGGCAGCGGCGCGCAATGTCGAAAGCGCCCAGCGAACCGAAGAGCGGATGGTCAACGCCATCCTGCCCAAATCCATTTGA
- a CDS encoding phosphoribosylanthranilate isomerase, which yields MIVQIYTMQTVEEALQAAAVGVDYLGVTPSDRGLPGEIDFETAREIVDALEGKAKRVALSVESDIEDIADMVRAVRPDVLHLCGDIDLVTPGQVGKLRDILKGAFPALEILQAIPMTGPEALDHAAAFEAVSDMFILDSVAPHIGGIGAAGVTHDWSISREIVARSKRPVILAGGLNPENVAPAIAAVQPWGVDSLTHTNKPLPGGGFRKDIARIAAFVEAARAAAMETGAA from the coding sequence GTGATCGTCCAGATTTATACGATGCAAACCGTCGAAGAAGCGCTGCAGGCCGCAGCCGTCGGCGTCGATTATCTTGGCGTCACCCCCTCGGATCGCGGCCTTCCCGGCGAGATTGATTTCGAAACCGCGCGCGAGATCGTCGATGCACTCGAAGGCAAGGCCAAGCGCGTCGCGCTGTCAGTCGAGAGCGACATCGAGGACATTGCCGACATGGTCCGTGCCGTACGCCCCGATGTGCTCCATCTCTGTGGTGACATCGACCTGGTGACGCCCGGACAGGTCGGCAAGCTGCGCGATATTCTCAAGGGCGCCTTCCCGGCTCTCGAAATCCTTCAGGCTATTCCCATGACGGGCCCGGAGGCTCTCGACCACGCTGCCGCTTTCGAGGCTGTTTCGGACATGTTCATTCTCGATTCCGTGGCGCCGCATATCGGCGGCATCGGCGCAGCCGGCGTCACGCACGACTGGTCGATCAGCCGGGAAATCGTCGCGCGCAGCAAGCGGCCCGTTATTCTCGCAGGCGGCCTCAACCCCGAAAATGTCGCGCCGGCCATCGCTGCCGTTCAGCCTTGGGGCGTGGACTCCCTCACCCACACCAATAAGCCGCTGCCCGGTGGCGGTTTCCGCAAGGACATCGCCAGGATCGCCGCCTTCGTCGAAGCGGCACGCGCTGCGGCTATGGAAACAGGCGCGGCCTGA
- a CDS encoding Lrp/AsnC family transcriptional regulator — protein MASANFDVNATDRRILRALQENGRMTVQALAERVGLSPSPCLRRIRQLEAAGIIAGYSAVVEQKTVGLPVSVFVSIKLERQRANNLDAFGEAIRRWPEVMECYLMTGQFDFLLRVVCADLEAYEHFLREKLTQLEGVASIESSFSLGAVKFSRALPL, from the coding sequence ATGGCATCTGCCAATTTTGACGTCAACGCCACGGACCGACGCATTCTGCGTGCGTTGCAGGAGAATGGGCGCATGACGGTGCAGGCCCTGGCGGAACGCGTCGGGCTTTCTCCCTCGCCATGTCTGAGGCGGATCCGGCAGCTCGAAGCTGCAGGGATTATCGCAGGCTATAGCGCCGTGGTGGAGCAGAAAACCGTTGGCCTGCCGGTGTCGGTTTTCGTGTCGATCAAGCTCGAGCGACAGCGCGCCAACAACCTGGACGCCTTCGGCGAGGCGATCAGGCGCTGGCCGGAAGTGATGGAATGTTACCTGATGACCGGGCAGTTCGACTTCCTGCTGCGCGTCGTGTGCGCAGATCTTGAAGCTTACGAACATTTCCTGCGCGAGAAGCTGACGCAACTTGAGGGCGTGGCATCGATCGAAAGCAGCTTCTCTCTGGGCGCGGTAAAATTTTCCCGCGCCCTGCCGCTTTGA
- a CDS encoding transketolase-like TK C-terminal-containing protein, producing the protein MAKRDLGRVEAIEALTRKSLWLASWMVHHANHIRPNVDGVKVGGHQASSASMATLLSTLYLGVLRPEDRVAVKPHAAPVFHALQYLMGRQSLQKLIDFRAFGGAQSYPSRTKDTDDVDISTGSVGLGVAFTAFASMIQDYVRAKDWSGKETSEGRMIALAGDAELDEGNIYECLLEGWKHGLRNCWWIIDYNRQSLDGVVREGLYDRIEAIFSAFGWKVVTLKYGALQRAAFAEPGGERLKAWIDSCPNALYSALMFRGGPAWRERLDNEIGDQGDVSALLNRRNDDELAALMANLGGHCVESLLEQFGAAGSDQPTVFIAYTVKGWGTPLAGHKDNHAGQMTSAQIAQLQSAHRIRAGHEWERFEGLDHADALETFLADVPFNRPGSRRLTSPPVPTIGPQYVGSGATSTQAAFGKILDAIARTDSELARRIVTTSPDVTVSTNLGAWVNRRNLFASTEMADLFQKEAIPSTQKWRFGPDGQHLELGIAEMNLFLMLGAAGLSHSLFGERLLPIGTLYDPFIARGLDALNHACYQDARFLLVATPSGVSLAGEGGAHQSISSPLIGMAQDGLASFEPAFADELSIIIDWAFDYMQRSGDARPDLADWPRDITGGSVYLRLSTRSIDQVPRTVDPTLADDIIRGAYWLKPPTAECDVVIAYQGVLASEAIEAAGRLGGDRRNVAVLAVTSADRLNAGWQAAQRARLHGNDGDASHIEKLLSDVPRHAGLVTAIDAHPATLGWMGSVLGHRTIALGVEHFGQTGTVNDLYRHFEIDAQAIEEAARNAARNSR; encoded by the coding sequence ATGGCGAAGCGGGACTTGGGGCGGGTTGAGGCCATCGAGGCGCTGACGAGAAAGTCGCTTTGGCTGGCCAGCTGGATGGTGCACCACGCCAACCACATCCGACCCAATGTCGATGGCGTTAAGGTGGGCGGCCATCAGGCAAGTTCCGCCTCCATGGCAACACTGCTCTCGACGCTTTATCTCGGCGTGCTGCGGCCGGAGGATCGGGTGGCCGTCAAGCCGCATGCCGCCCCGGTGTTCCACGCCCTCCAATACCTCATGGGGCGGCAGAGCCTGCAAAAGCTGATCGACTTCCGGGCCTTCGGAGGTGCGCAATCCTATCCGTCGCGCACCAAGGATACTGACGATGTCGATATCTCGACCGGCTCGGTTGGCCTCGGCGTTGCTTTCACCGCCTTTGCCTCGATGATCCAGGACTATGTGCGCGCCAAGGACTGGTCCGGGAAGGAGACGTCCGAGGGCCGCATGATCGCGCTTGCCGGCGATGCCGAGCTCGACGAAGGCAATATCTATGAGTGTCTCCTGGAGGGCTGGAAGCACGGCCTGCGCAACTGCTGGTGGATCATCGACTACAACAGGCAGAGCCTCGACGGCGTCGTGCGCGAGGGTCTCTACGACCGGATCGAAGCGATATTCTCCGCATTCGGCTGGAAGGTCGTCACACTGAAATATGGCGCGTTGCAGCGCGCCGCCTTCGCCGAACCCGGTGGAGAGCGTCTCAAGGCCTGGATCGATAGCTGTCCCAATGCCCTCTACTCCGCCCTCATGTTCCGCGGCGGGCCGGCCTGGCGTGAACGGCTGGACAACGAAATCGGCGACCAGGGCGACGTCTCGGCTCTCCTCAACCGCCGCAACGATGATGAACTGGCCGCGCTGATGGCAAATCTCGGCGGCCATTGCGTGGAAAGCCTGCTCGAGCAGTTCGGGGCAGCCGGCAGCGACCAGCCGACTGTGTTTATCGCCTATACCGTCAAGGGCTGGGGCACGCCCCTCGCCGGCCACAAGGACAATCACGCCGGGCAGATGACATCGGCGCAGATCGCCCAGTTGCAGTCCGCGCATCGAATTCGGGCAGGCCACGAATGGGAGCGTTTCGAAGGTCTCGACCACGCCGATGCCCTGGAAACCTTCCTCGCCGATGTGCCCTTCAACCGACCTGGCTCGAGGCGCCTGACGTCGCCACCTGTCCCAACGATCGGCCCGCAATACGTGGGTTCGGGCGCGACATCGACGCAGGCGGCATTCGGCAAGATCCTCGACGCCATCGCCAGGACCGATAGTGAACTGGCCCGCCGTATTGTAACGACCTCGCCCGACGTGACGGTCTCCACCAACCTCGGCGCCTGGGTGAACCGCCGCAATCTCTTTGCTTCCACCGAAATGGCCGATCTCTTCCAAAAGGAAGCCATACCGTCGACCCAGAAGTGGCGCTTCGGTCCGGACGGACAGCATCTGGAACTGGGCATTGCGGAAATGAACCTGTTCCTGATGCTGGGCGCTGCCGGGCTCAGCCATTCCCTGTTTGGCGAGCGCCTCCTGCCCATCGGCACGCTCTACGATCCATTCATCGCCCGGGGCCTCGATGCGCTCAACCATGCCTGCTACCAGGACGCCCGCTTCCTCCTCGTGGCGACCCCATCTGGCGTTTCTCTGGCCGGTGAAGGTGGCGCGCACCAATCCATTTCGTCGCCCCTGATCGGCATGGCGCAGGACGGGCTGGCCAGCTTCGAGCCCGCTTTCGCCGACGAACTCTCGATCATCATCGACTGGGCCTTCGACTATATGCAGCGAAGCGGCGACGCCCGGCCCGACCTGGCCGACTGGCCGCGCGACATCACCGGCGGCTCGGTCTACCTGCGCCTTTCCACGCGCAGCATCGATCAGGTGCCCCGCACCGTCGACCCGACTCTGGCCGACGACATTATCCGCGGCGCCTACTGGTTGAAGCCGCCAACGGCAGAATGCGACGTAGTCATCGCCTACCAAGGGGTTCTTGCCAGCGAAGCGATCGAGGCCGCCGGGCGGCTCGGTGGCGACAGGCGCAATGTCGCCGTTCTGGCCGTCACGTCGGCCGACCGTCTCAATGCCGGGTGGCAAGCCGCCCAGCGTGCGCGCCTCCACGGCAATGACGGCGATGCCAGCCATATCGAAAAGCTGCTTTCGGACGTGCCGCGACATGCCGGCCTCGTCACCGCCATCGATGCCCATCCGGCGACGTTGGGGTGGATGGGCAGCGTCCTCGGTCATCGCACGATCGCGTTGGGCGTCGAGCATTTCGGTCAGACAGGCACTGTCAACGACCTCTACCGCCACTTCGAAATCGACGCGCAGGCCATCGAAGAAGCCGCCAGAAACGCCGCTCGAAACAGCCGCTGA
- a CDS encoding L,D-transpeptidase family protein gives MNKVLVSLVALVVASAPVGMALAQPVASLETSRIVIAPPKSDLARTIKSGLSAAYYGARPDTAVQKEAQRLYFLYGERHFEPIWLSENAQGGVVFSPAAAKIVTLFEQAAAEGLDPADYLTPSISRDKLTGDSIALATLETAFSAATMRYANHIHNGRLDPLAVSPLLDIKAKPIDEAALLAELAASDDPAAVLGKLEPTHPEFLALKAALATFEQSSAERPAPISDGAVLRPGNSDARVPAIRARLKLAASTSQLYDDLTVSAVEAFQEGQGLEVDGIIGPATVAALNGGAATRREDIIANMERWRWMPSDLGDFNVFVNIPEFRLWIDRNGQPEYTTRVVVGTTKNQTPVFSDNIRHLVVNPYWNVPSSIIRGEIAPAVLRNPGYTDSHNMDLLYNGTPVSPWQVDWSQVSSSNFPFRVRQRPGAGNALGQIKFLFPNKHDVYLHDTPSKGLFSRSYRAFSHGCVRVEDPMAFAGALMANEPSISRASLEGMFGPSEKWVNPQTQIPVHLAYFTLRVDADGTIRAYGDVYGHNEAVIRALGLSTDAEPAIVAEVETAPAELSP, from the coding sequence ATGAACAAGGTTCTCGTCAGTCTGGTCGCTCTCGTTGTGGCGTCCGCTCCTGTGGGAATGGCGCTCGCACAACCGGTCGCCAGCCTCGAAACCAGCCGCATCGTCATCGCCCCGCCCAAGAGCGACCTGGCCCGCACCATCAAATCCGGCCTCTCCGCGGCCTACTATGGCGCGCGCCCGGACACCGCAGTTCAAAAGGAAGCGCAGCGGCTCTATTTTCTTTACGGCGAACGACATTTCGAGCCGATCTGGCTGTCTGAAAATGCCCAGGGCGGCGTCGTCTTCTCGCCGGCCGCCGCCAAGATCGTCACGCTGTTCGAACAGGCGGCCGCCGAGGGCCTTGACCCGGCCGACTACCTGACCCCATCGATCTCGCGCGACAAGCTGACCGGCGACAGCATTGCCCTGGCGACCCTGGAAACGGCCTTCTCCGCCGCGACCATGCGCTACGCCAACCACATCCATAACGGTCGTCTCGATCCGCTCGCCGTCAGCCCGCTCCTAGACATCAAGGCCAAGCCGATCGACGAAGCTGCGTTGCTTGCCGAACTGGCTGCCAGCGACGATCCGGCTGCCGTGCTGGGCAAGCTCGAACCCACCCACCCCGAATTCCTGGCGCTCAAGGCGGCTCTTGCCACCTTCGAGCAGTCCAGCGCCGAACGCCCCGCCCCCATCAGCGATGGCGCGGTATTGCGGCCCGGTAATTCCGACGCCCGCGTGCCGGCGATCCGCGCGCGTCTCAAGCTGGCCGCCTCGACGTCCCAACTCTACGACGACCTGACTGTGTCTGCAGTGGAAGCCTTTCAGGAAGGCCAGGGCCTCGAGGTCGATGGCATCATCGGACCGGCAACCGTCGCCGCCCTTAATGGTGGCGCCGCCACCCGCCGCGAAGACATCATCGCCAATATGGAACGCTGGCGCTGGATGCCCTCGGACTTGGGCGACTTCAACGTCTTCGTCAACATTCCCGAATTTCGTCTCTGGATCGACCGCAACGGCCAACCCGAATACACGACCCGCGTCGTCGTCGGCACGACCAAGAACCAGACCCCGGTCTTCTCGGACAATATCCGACATCTCGTGGTCAATCCCTACTGGAATGTGCCCTCGTCCATCATTCGGGGCGAGATCGCTCCAGCGGTGTTGCGCAACCCGGGCTACACAGACAGCCACAACATGGACTTGCTCTATAACGGCACGCCGGTGAGCCCCTGGCAGGTCGACTGGAGCCAGGTCTCGTCCTCAAATTTCCCGTTCCGCGTGCGCCAGCGCCCCGGTGCCGGCAATGCCCTGGGGCAGATCAAGTTTCTCTTCCCCAACAAGCACGACGTCTATCTGCATGACACGCCGTCCAAGGGGCTTTTCAGCCGATCCTACCGCGCCTTCAGCCACGGCTGCGTGCGCGTCGAAGATCCCATGGCCTTCGCTGGCGCGCTGATGGCCAATGAACCGAGCATTTCTCGCGCCTCGCTCGAGGGCATGTTCGGGCCATCGGAAAAGTGGGTGAACCCGCAGACCCAGATCCCGGTCCACCTGGCCTACTTCACCTTGCGCGTCGACGCCGATGGTACGATCCGCGCCTATGGCGACGTCTACGGCCACAACGAGGCCGTCATCCGCGCGCTGGGTCTTTCGACCGATGCCGAACCGGCCATCGTCGCTGAGGTCGAGACCGCACCGGCAGAACTTTCTCCCTGA
- a CDS encoding DUF882 domain-containing protein has protein sequence MLPAVPVQAASERALYLYYTHTKETARIVFKRNGQYVQSGLNELNQFLRDWRQNEPANMDPRLFDLVWEVYQEVGGTQPINVVSAYRSPKTNAMLAANSSGVADNSQHMRGTAMDFFIPGVPLARLRATAMKKQVGGVGYYPTSSSPFVHLDTGSVRAWPRMTRAQLQEVFPDGRTMHLPTDGKPLSQEGYQVAMAEWKRCHAYPCNGSSSGTQVASSGGSGRTLMDVLFGGNQSSGQSAPASAPAPQIQTASLAPQPTRQVAPVMPVLRPTDLGGDEVAVASVSNTAIPFSTTGSAPLTSDEIAVAAVTMPVSMPSDLRENSAVTALAALTAPTMPTPRVIMTDPPSDILTAYAAAPAADPGAQRALEMIIQNNTTASVTPAPLPSTELPPLRQLSTDTMRTASLGGGASTAPQGLFSDTFGATDAAKATPLAQALARHVAARPAPADMRKPALVAPDLEHVADIFTDPSSLTSDRYAVIFDRDLADFDPTPEMGRHVTVLGVGTDNSVPVHNRFTRSVQAPAQVN, from the coding sequence TTGCTTCCGGCAGTGCCGGTGCAGGCGGCGTCCGAGCGGGCTCTCTATCTCTATTATACCCATACCAAGGAAACGGCGCGGATCGTCTTCAAGCGCAATGGTCAGTACGTTCAGTCCGGCCTTAACGAGCTCAATCAGTTCCTGCGCGATTGGCGGCAGAACGAGCCCGCCAACATGGATCCGCGACTTTTCGACCTGGTCTGGGAAGTCTACCAGGAAGTGGGCGGCACGCAGCCGATCAATGTCGTTTCGGCATATCGCTCGCCCAAGACCAATGCCATGCTTGCCGCCAATTCCTCGGGTGTCGCCGACAACTCGCAGCACATGCGCGGCACGGCGATGGATTTCTTTATTCCCGGCGTCCCCCTCGCACGTCTTCGCGCCACCGCGATGAAAAAGCAGGTCGGCGGCGTCGGCTACTACCCGACATCGAGCAGTCCGTTCGTTCATCTCGATACCGGGTCGGTTCGCGCCTGGCCGCGGATGACCCGTGCGCAGCTGCAGGAAGTCTTCCCTGACGGACGCACCATGCACCTTCCCACCGATGGCAAGCCGCTCTCGCAGGAGGGCTATCAGGTCGCCATGGCCGAATGGAAGCGCTGCCACGCCTATCCGTGCAACGGCTCGTCTTCCGGCACGCAGGTCGCCAGCTCCGGCGGCTCCGGCCGCACCCTGATGGATGTGCTGTTTGGTGGCAACCAGTCGTCCGGTCAGTCTGCACCGGCTTCCGCCCCGGCGCCGCAAATCCAGACCGCGTCTCTTGCTCCTCAGCCCACCCGCCAGGTGGCGCCCGTCATGCCGGTGCTGCGTCCTACCGATCTCGGTGGTGACGAGGTTGCGGTCGCCTCGGTGTCCAATACCGCCATTCCCTTTTCCACCACCGGAAGCGCTCCACTCACGTCCGACGAAATCGCGGTCGCCGCAGTGACCATGCCGGTTTCCATGCCATCGGACCTGCGTGAAAATTCGGCGGTCACTGCGCTCGCAGCGCTGACAGCTCCCACCATGCCGACGCCGCGCGTCATCATGACCGATCCGCCGTCCGACATTCTCACCGCTTATGCTGCGGCACCCGCCGCCGATCCGGGCGCCCAGCGCGCGCTCGAAATGATCATCCAGAACAACACCACGGCCAGCGTCACGCCCGCGCCCCTTCCATCCACCGAATTGCCGCCGCTGCGGCAGCTGTCTACCGACACTATGCGCACTGCCTCGCTCGGCGGCGGCGCGTCCACCGCTCCGCAGGGCCTTTTCAGCGATACCTTCGGCGCCACCGATGCCGCCAAGGCCACACCCCTCGCCCAAGCGCTGGCGCGGCATGTGGCAGCACGCCCCGCCCCAGCGGACATGCGCAAGCCCGCTCTGGTGGCACCCGATCTCGAACATGTCGCAGACATCTTCACCGACCCCTCGTCACTGACATCAGACCGCTATGCCGTGATCTTTGATCGCGATTTGGCCGATTTCGACCCGACGCCTGAAATGGGCCGGCACGTCACCGTTCTGGGCGTCGGCACCGACAACAGCGTCCCCGTCCACAACCGGTTTACCCGCTCGGTCCAGGCGCCCGCCCAGGTCAACTGA
- the dxs gene encoding 1-deoxy-D-xylulose-5-phosphate synthase, giving the protein MAEKLKTPLLDTVQSPADLRAMPRENLRQLADELRAEMIDAVSVTGGHLGAGLGVVELTVALHTVFDTPNDRIIWDVGHQAYPHKILTGRRDRIRTLRQKDGLSGFTRRAESDYDPFGAGHSSTSISAGLGMAEASKHLDVSRNVIAVIGDGAMSAGMAYEAMNNAGAMDARLIVILNDNDMSIAPPTGALRSYLARLVSGPVYRGTREAAKTIVHKLPPFLHEPARKTEEFARSFFTGGTLFEELGFYYVGPIDGHNLDDLLRILENVRDFGEGPILIHAVTKKGKGYAPAENSADKYHGVAKFNVITGAQAKAPSNAPSYTSVFASSLIQEAEADPRVVAVTAAMPSGTGLDKFAELFPSRIYDVGIAEQHAVTFAAGMASEGMKPFCAIYSTFLQRAYDQVIHDVAIQGLPVRFAIDRAGYVGADGPTHAGNYDNAYLGAIPGIVQMAAADEAELRHMVATAAAYDNGPITFRYPRGDGMGVDMPSRGEILTIGKGRVLRQGSTIALLSYGTRLAEVLAAADKLAALGLNPTIADARFMKPLDEELIASLAQSHDVLVTSEEGGLGGFGSHVATFLASNGLLDGKLRFRPLMIPDSFVEHASQNDMYAAAGLDRAGIVATALTALGYDQAAMQAALATV; this is encoded by the coding sequence TTGGCCGAAAAGCTCAAAACGCCGCTGCTCGATACCGTCCAGTCGCCCGCCGACCTGCGGGCCATGCCGCGCGAAAATCTGCGCCAACTGGCCGATGAACTGCGCGCTGAGATGATCGATGCGGTTTCGGTGACCGGTGGCCACCTTGGCGCAGGCCTGGGCGTGGTTGAGTTGACGGTGGCGCTTCACACCGTGTTCGACACCCCCAATGACCGCATCATCTGGGATGTCGGGCATCAGGCCTATCCGCACAAAATCCTCACCGGCCGTCGCGATCGCATCCGCACTCTCCGTCAGAAGGATGGGCTTTCCGGTTTCACGCGCCGCGCCGAAAGTGACTACGACCCGTTTGGTGCCGGCCATTCTTCGACGTCGATCTCGGCCGGCCTCGGCATGGCGGAAGCCAGCAAGCATCTCGACGTCTCGCGCAATGTGATCGCCGTGATCGGCGACGGCGCCATGTCGGCCGGCATGGCCTATGAGGCCATGAACAATGCCGGCGCCATGGACGCACGCCTCATCGTCATTCTCAACGACAATGACATGTCGATCGCCCCGCCCACCGGCGCACTGCGCAGCTATCTGGCGCGCCTCGTGTCCGGCCCCGTCTACCGCGGCACGCGCGAAGCGGCCAAGACCATCGTCCACAAGCTGCCGCCGTTCCTTCATGAACCCGCGCGCAAGACCGAGGAATTCGCCCGCTCCTTCTTCACCGGCGGCACCCTGTTCGAGGAATTGGGCTTCTACTACGTTGGTCCCATCGATGGGCACAATCTCGACGATCTCCTGCGCATCCTGGAAAACGTCCGCGACTTCGGCGAGGGCCCGATCCTCATCCACGCGGTGACCAAGAAGGGCAAGGGCTACGCTCCGGCGGAAAATTCGGCAGACAAATATCATGGCGTGGCCAAGTTCAACGTCATCACCGGCGCCCAGGCCAAGGCGCCGTCCAATGCCCCCTCCTATACCTCCGTCTTTGCCTCGTCCCTGATCCAGGAAGCCGAGGCCGATCCGCGCGTTGTCGCCGTCACCGCCGCCATGCCATCGGGCACCGGCCTCGACAAGTTCGCCGAACTGTTCCCCAGCCGCATCTACGATGTCGGCATTGCCGAACAGCACGCCGTCACTTTCGCGGCCGGCATGGCCAGTGAAGGCATGAAGCCGTTTTGCGCCATCTATTCCACCTTCCTGCAGCGCGCCTACGATCAGGTGATCCACGACGTCGCCATTCAGGGACTGCCGGTGCGCTTTGCCATCGACCGCGCCGGCTATGTTGGCGCAGACGGCCCCACCCATGCCGGCAATTATGACAACGCCTATCTCGGTGCCATCCCCGGTATCGTGCAGATGGCCGCCGCCGACGAGGCCGAGCTCCGCCATATGGTCGCGACCGCCGCTGCCTACGACAATGGACCGATCACCTTCCGCTATCCGCGCGGCGACGGCATGGGCGTCGACATGCCCAGCCGTGGCGAGATCTTGACCATCGGCAAGGGTCGTGTCCTGCGCCAGGGCTCGACGATCGCCCTATTGTCCTATGGCACGCGTCTCGCCGAAGTGCTGGCCGCGGCCGACAAGCTCGCGGCATTGGGTCTGAACCCGACCATCGCCGATGCGCGTTTCATGAAGCCTCTCGATGAAGAGCTGATCGCCTCCCTCGCCCAGTCTCATGATGTCCTGGTGACGTCAGAAGAAGGCGGGCTTGGCGGCTTCGGCAGCCATGTCGCGACATTCCTGGCGTCCAACGGACTTCTCGACGGCAAGCTGCGCTTCCGCCCGCTGATGATCCCGGATTCCTTTGTCGAGCACGCCAGCCAGAATGATATGTATGCCGCCGCCGGTCTCGATCGCGCCGGCATCGTCGCGACGGCGCTGACGGCCCTCGGCTACGACCAGGCGGCCATGCAGGCAGCCCTGGCGACGGTCTAG
- a CDS encoding Lrp/AsnC family transcriptional regulator → MLDDRDRRILSLLQVDADIAVGEIAEAVALSASACSRRIARLKDEGYIARTLVELDRRKVGLPTTVFVIVRTGSHAADWLERFHAAVGAIPEIVEVHRLTGNFDYILKIVLPDVEHYDVVYKQLVGRIELFDMSAYISMETVKAAKGVPTNYA, encoded by the coding sequence ATGCTTGATGATCGTGACCGAAGGATTTTGAGCCTTCTGCAGGTTGATGCGGATATCGCTGTTGGCGAGATCGCCGAGGCGGTAGCGCTGTCGGCGTCTGCATGCTCGCGGCGGATCGCGCGGCTCAAGGACGAGGGCTATATCGCGCGTACGCTGGTGGAGCTGGATCGCCGCAAGGTCGGACTGCCGACCACCGTCTTCGTGATCGTCCGTACTGGCAGCCATGCCGCAGACTGGCTGGAGCGCTTCCACGCGGCCGTCGGCGCCATCCCCGAAATCGTCGAGGTGCACCGGCTGACCGGCAATTTCGACTACATCCTCAAAATCGTACTGCCCGACGTCGAACATTACGACGTGGTCTACAAGCAGCTGGTGGGCCGCATCGAGCTGTTCGACATGTCGGCCTATATCTCGATGGAAACCGTCAAAGCGGCAAAAGGCGTGCCGACGAATTACGCGTGA
- a CDS encoding aspartate/glutamate racemase family protein: MKTIGLIGGMSWESTAVYYRHINQEVRRLRGGLASADIAMRSLDFTEVVALQKAGRWDLAGAMLGEAGAGLARAGADCILICTNTMHLVAEPVASMVSVPLVDIITETAAALKADGRRRPLLLATRYTMAHGFYAARMKALGLDVIVPEADDRTLVHDVIFDQLCQGNVCDRSRDAYLSIIDKARVAGADSVILGCTEIGMLLDPHALALPGYDSTTIHADAAVRFALSGAMVKAA; the protein is encoded by the coding sequence ATGAAGACGATTGGCCTTATCGGCGGGATGAGCTGGGAATCCACGGCCGTCTATTATCGGCATATCAACCAAGAAGTGCGCCGCCTGCGCGGCGGTCTGGCATCGGCCGACATCGCCATGCGCTCGCTCGATTTCACCGAAGTCGTGGCCCTGCAGAAAGCGGGTCGCTGGGATCTGGCAGGCGCGATGCTGGGCGAGGCCGGTGCCGGATTGGCCCGTGCCGGGGCCGATTGCATCCTGATCTGCACCAATACCATGCATCTGGTGGCCGAACCGGTCGCCTCGATGGTGAGCGTGCCGCTCGTCGACATCATCACCGAGACCGCCGCCGCGCTCAAGGCCGACGGCCGGAGGCGCCCGCTGCTTCTGGCCACCCGCTATACCATGGCGCACGGCTTCTATGCGGCGCGGATGAAGGCCCTCGGCCTCGACGTGATCGTGCCCGAAGCGGACGACCGCACCCTTGTGCATGATGTGATCTTCGATCAGCTCTGCCAGGGCAATGTATGTGACAGGTCGCGCGACGCGTATCTGTCCATCATCGACAAGGCCCGGGTTGCCGGGGCCGATAGCGTCATTCTGGGCTGCACCGAGATCGGCATGCTGCTCGACCCCCATGCCCTTGCCCTGCCCGGATATGACTCAACCACCATTCATGCCGATGCGGCGGTGCGGTTCGCGCTGTCAGGCGCCATGGTGAAGGCGGCCTGA